A stretch of the Ascaphus truei isolate aAscTru1 chromosome 4, aAscTru1.hap1, whole genome shotgun sequence genome encodes the following:
- the LOC142493673 gene encoding uncharacterized protein LOC142493673: MGTEQECNNEMAGCVSPTSMDAEEDMITLHTVSPNLVPSCSVPEVITASQATNVTSNDADAGIEKHLESFERCEEKMMLLHQDRHEQIMGVHGKLLSEMIQIKDIMKHTNELLLNHNAFMGSIAQSLKKIVDRDNVSTSSPPLLGTRQIPLPSQSVLVGQVEDITDITPHPLHTKLPIEVNPSAGVQKDADNGTDRTNIQKFDPWQTATEAIVECPQQLFNDDFQQERLLDIFHAPNDVPVAREGTPVHMRAGGLWKRCRKGSYNRGRGRNVKRSTSISGPGYMTPFVPPPKETNVAYTIPSAQHTQVMDEIVDEIHVKKITKRRKHVTRNIDRPHTRSQQQ, from the exons ATGGGCACGGAACAGGAATGTAATAATGAAATGGCAGGATGTGTCTCTCCAACCTCAATGGATGCAGAAGAAG ACATGATAACTTTACATACGGTGTCTCCAAACCTCGTTCCAAGCTGCAGTGTTCCTGAAGTCATCACAGCTTCACAAGCAACGAATGTAACAAGCAATGATGCAGATGCAGGGATTGAAAAGCACCTGGAATCGTTTGAAAGATGTGAGGAAAAAATGATGCTCCTCCATCAGGACAGACATGAACAAATAATGGGAGTGCATGGGAAACTGTTGTCTGAAATGATTCAGATCAAAGACATAATGAAACACACAAATGAACTGCTTTTGAATCATAATGCCTTTATGGGATCAATTGCCCAGTCACTGAAAAAAATAGTTGACCGAGACAATGTGTCGACAAGTAGCCCTCCACTATTAGGTACACGGCAAATACCATTGCCTTCCCAATCGGTATTGGTTGGACAAGTTGAAGACATAACAgatatcaccccccaccccctacataCAAAACTTCCTATTGAAGTAAACCCATCTGCAGGTGTGCAGAAAGATGCAGATAACGGCACAGACCGTACAAACATACAGAAATTTGATCCGTGGCAAACAGCAACTGAAGCGATAGTTGAGTGTCCACAGCAACTGTTTAACGATGACTTTCAACAGGAAAGACTTCTAGATATTTTTCATGCTCCCAACGATGTACCTGTGGCACGGGAGGGTACCCCCGTTCATATGCGTGCAGGTGGTCTGTGGAAAAGGTGTAGAAAAGGAAGTTACAACAGAGGACGGGGAAGAAATGTTAAAAGATCAACATCCATTTCTGGTCCGGGTTACATGACGCCTTTCGTTCCACCACCAAAGGAAACCAATGTGGCTTACACAATACcatctgcacaacacacacaggtGATGGATGAAATTGTAGACGAAATACATGTGAAGAAAATTACAAAGCGACGTAAACATGTTACGCGCAACATCGATAGGCCCCACACACGGTCACAACAGCAATAG